TGGTACTTCTTGCCGCCGATGGTCAGGTCGTCGGCGAAGGCCTTGCGGGCAGGCTGAGGACGTACGGCGTCCGGCTCGCCGAAACCGGCCGCGGCGCCGGTGCGCGGGCTGACGAACCCGATCTTCAGCGTGGCCGCTCCGCTGCTGCCGTCGCTGTCGCCGCTGCCGACCTTGCAGGCGGCGAGCAGCGGACTTGCCAGGGCGAGTCCGGACATACCGAGTCCCGCCGTACGCAGAATCCGGCGTCTGCTGGGTTCGGGAGACGGTTCGGACATAGGAGCTTAGGCATGTTCGCCCTCCTGGTGAACCAAAGGTGGGGGAACGTAGGAGCGGCTGTCACGATAGTCAACGCGGCGTTCTAATAGTTGAAACAATCGGCGCTACCATGCGGCATGACCTCACGGACACCGCCGTCGGCATCCGACGAGCCCATGACTCCCCTCGCAGCCGACGACGCCGAGGCCGCGGCGACGTCCCCGAAGGCGGCCGCCGCAGGATTCTCCCAGTCCCTGGAACGCGGACTGCTGATCCTCTCGTCGTTCAGTGAGACCCGGCCCGTGCTGGGCATTGCCGATCTGGGGCGCGCTGTCGGCCTCAACCGCAGCACCACCTACCGGTACGTGGCGACACTCGCCAAACTCGGCTACGTGCAGCAGGATCCGGACTCCCGGAAGTACTCCCTTGGGCCCCGGGTCGTCGACCTCGGGTTCGCGGCGATCAACTCCATGGAGATCACCCGCGTCGCCGGGCCGTTCCTGCAGGCCCTGTCGGACGAGACCGGCTACACCGTGAGCATGGCCGTGCTCGACGGCCCGGACATCGTGTACGTCGACCGGCGGCGCAGCGGTCGCGCGAGCACCTTCGCCATGGGCCTCCACCTGCACGTCGGCTCACGCCTTCCGGCCTACTGCACCTCGATGGGCAAGGTCCTGCTCGCGCACCAGGAGCCGGCCGCACTGCGCGACCTGGTCGATCGCACGGATCTCGCTCGACGAGGTCCGAAGACGATCACCGCGCGGGAGCAGCTCATGGTGGCGCTGACACGGGTCCGGCGTACCGGGTTCGCGCTCAACGACGAGGAACTGGCGCCCGGGCTGCGGTCGCTGGCCGCACCGGTGAGGGACCGCTCCGGCGCCGTGGTGGCCGCTGTCAATGTCGGGGTGCACCTCACGGTGTGGAACGCCTCGGTGGAATCCGTCATGTCGCGCCTCGAAGCCCCCTTGCGGCGCGCCACGACGGAGATCTCCACCCGGCTCGGTCATCGGCCGCAGGCCTGATCCGAACCCGTCCAGGCAGGTTGTTTGAATAGTTGAAACATGAGTCCCTTTATATGGAACAGCGCGGACTCATTTCATTGACAGCGGCTCGGGACGGGCGCAGACTCACGCCGCCACAGTCTGTGGCCATTACTTCATCAGGAGAACAGAGCTGTTCCCTGAGTCCGGGAGGCCGCCATGCGTATACAAGCCGCCGTTTTCGACAAGCAGGACGGCCCGTTCCAGCTCCAGGACGTCGAGTTGGACGAGCCGGGCGCCGGCGAGGTCCTCGTGCGGATCGCGGCCACCGGCATCTGCCACACCGATGGCCTGGCACGTCACGGTGATCTTCCATTCCCCGCCCCCGGGGTGCTCGGCCACGAAGGCGCCGGTGTCGTGATCGCGGTGGGTCCCGACGTCACGTCGGTACGGGAAGGCGACCACGTCGTGATCGGCTGGCCCTGGTGCGGAGAGTGCCGCAACTGCCTGGCCGGTGAGCCCCGCTACTGCGCCCGGCTCGGCGAGCTCCTCATCAGCGGAGTCCGGCCGGGGACCGGGTCCTCGGCCCTGCGCCGCCCGGACGGGGGCGCCCTCCACGGACACTTCTTCGGCCAGTCGTCGTTCGCCACGCACTCCCTGACGCGGGCCAGCAGCCTGGTGAAGGTCCCGCACGACGTCCCCCTCGACCTGCTCGGACCCCTGGCCTGCGGGCTGTCCACCGGAGCGGGCGCCGTGCTGAACACGCTTCGCCCGCAAACCGGCTCCAGTCTCGTGATCTACGGCACCGGCTCGGTGGGACTGGCCGCCGTCATGGCGGCCCGCAACAGCGGCGCGACCACGATCATCGCGGTCGACCGGCACACCTCCCGGCTGGAGCTGGCGGCAGAAATCGGCGCCACACACACCGTGAACGCCGCCGACACGGACCCCGTCACCGCCGTGCACGACATCTGCGGCGGGCCCGCCGACAACGCCCTGGAGTGCACCGGCATCATCTCCGTCGTCCGCCAGGCCGCGGACTCGGTCGGCATGCTCGGCACCTGCGCGCTCATCGGCGGCGCCCCGGCGGGAGCCGAGTTCACCCTTGACCATCTCACCACCCTGTGGGGCAAGCGCATCGTCGGCATCCTCGGCGGCAGCGGTCGCAGCACCCAACTCATCGGCGCGCTCATCGAGTTGTACCGCCAGGGCCGCTTCCCCATGGACCGCCTCGTCTCCTGGTTCTCCTTCGACCAGATCGAGCAGGCGCTTCAGGCGTCGTACGCCGGCGACGTCATCAAGCCGATCGTCCGCATGCCCTCCTGAGCCGCGCACACCCTGTCGCCCGCCACGACCGCCCCGCACCGAAAGAAGCCCTTCATGTCTCTCACCCGTGAACTTTTCATCGGCGGCAAGGATGCGCCCGCCCTCTCCGGCCGTACCGCCGAGGACATCGACCCCTACACCGGCGAGGTCTACGCGACCGTCGCCGCGGCCGGCCCGGAGGATGTGACCCGGGCCGTGGACGCCGCTGACGCGGCATTCGCCGAATGGGCCGCGGTCACGCCCTTCGCCCGTCGCGCGATCTTCCTCAAGGCGGCGGATCTGCTGGACGCACGTGCCGAGCAGGTGGCCGAGATCATGGCCCACGAGGTCGGCGGTACCGTCCCCTGGGCGTTCTTCAACGTGGCGCTGGCGGCGAACATCCTGCGGGAGGCCGCCGCCGCGATCACCGCTCCGCGAGGCGAGGTGCTCAGCGCACAGGAGGAAGGCGCACTCGGCCTGGCCGTGCGGGAACCACTGGGCGTGGTCGCGGCGTTCGCGCCGTGGAACGCCCCGGTCATCCTCGGCGTCCGGGCCGTGGCGGCCCCCCTGGCCGCCGGCAACACCGTCGTCGTCAAGCCCAGCGAGGACGCGCCGATCGCCTGCGGACTGCTCGTCGCGGACGTGCTACGCGAGGCGGGACTGCCCGACGGGGTGCTCAACGTGGTCACCAACGCCCGCGAGGACGCGGCGGAGATCGCAGAGACGCTGATCGCCGATCCCCGGGTGCGTACCGTGAACTTCACCGGCTCCACCGAGGTCGGCCGGATCATCGGCACCCACGCGGCGAAGCACCTCAAGCCGGCCGTGCTCGAACTGGGCGGCAAGAACGCGGTGATCGTCCTGGACGACGCGGACGTGGACTACGCCGTCGACGCCGTCACCTTCAGCGTGTTCATGAACTCCGGGCAGATCTGCATGTCCGGCGACCGCATCCTCGTACACGAGTCGCTGGCCGAGGAGTTCACCCGGAAGTTCACCGCCAAGGTCGCCGCCCTCCAGGCCGGCGACCCCGCCCACCCGCACACCGTCGTGGGACCGCTGGTCACCACATCGGCGGCACAGCGCGTCGCCGCTCTGGTGGAGGACGCGGTCGCCAAGGGCGCCACCGTGCTGACGGGAGGCGGACAGCCGACGGGCGCGGTGCATGCGGCGACCGTGCTCACCGGCGTTCCCCAGGACGCGGACTTGTACTACGCCGAGGCCTTCGGGCCGGTCTGCGTCGTCGAGACGTTCCGCGACGACGACGCTGCCGTGGCCGTCGCCAACGACACCGACCATGGTCTGAGCTGCGGCATCATCACCGAGAACGCCACCCACGGGCTGAGCGTCGCCCGCCGCATCCGTACCGGCATCGTGCACATCAACGACCAATCCGTGGCCGACGAGCCCCACGTCCCCTTCGGCGGCGTGAAGGCCTCCGGATACGGCCGGTTCGGCGGCCGGTGGGGCATCGAGGCGTTCTCCAACACCCGCTGGGTGACCATCGCCACCCAACAGGCCCACTACCCCTTCTGATCGATCCGCCCCTGGCACAAGACACAACGCCCGCACCTCCACATGGAGGTGTGAGGTTCCCCCGCTGCGCGGGAGTGGGCGACTAGCAGGTCAGAGCGGGTTGACGTGGTTTCAGGTTCACTGGTTCGGCCGCTGCCTGGTCGGCGTAGTGCTTCTCTTCGAACTCGATGGGGCTGAGGTAGCCGAGGCGCTTGACGGACAGGTCGAGGGTGTGGGGAACCGCGTATCGCGGCGAACATCGCCAGCGCGCCAAGGATGACGCAGGCGGCCAGTTGGACGGCGCCGGTCGGCCGGGCGCGTCTGCGGCTGGGCCCCGAACCGCCCAAGGCGTTGTTCGCCCGGGTGTGCCGACCGGTGGCCACTGAGACGACGGCCGGGGCCTGGTACCGTTCCTGGCGGCTGGTCGCGGTGGACGGCACCACCTTCGACCTGCCCGATACGCAGGCCAACGACGCGTTCTTCGGTCATCCCGGATCCTCGCGCGGACAACGCCGGGGCGCGTTCCCGCAGGCGAGGGTGGCCGCGGTGGTCGAGTGCGGCACCCACGCGGTCTTCGCCGCCGAGGTCGGCCCGCTGGCCGAGCACGAAACCATCCTGGCCCGGCACCTGTTCGACCGCCTGTCGGCGGGGATGCTGCCGCTGGTCGACCGAGGCTTCGTCGGGTTCGATCTGTAGCGGGCTGCCTCCGCCAGCGGCGCCGACCTGCTGTGGCGGGTGAAGAACAGCGCGGTCCTGCCCGTGGTCGAGGCCCTTCACGATGGCTCGTACCTGTCCGAGATCGTCGCCGCGCGGGACAAGAACCGCCGCGCCGACCCGGTCACCGTCCGGGTCATCGAGTACACCCTCGGCACAGGTGCGGACGGCATGGTCTACCGACTGATCACCACGATCCTGGACCCGCAGGCCGCCTCGGCAGCCGACCTGGCCGCACCGTATGCCCAGCGGTGGGAGATCGAGACCACACTCGACGAGATCAAGACCCACCAGGGCGGAGCCCGGCTCGTGCTGCGCTCCCAGCACCCGGCCGGCGTCGAGCAGGAAATCTACGCGTTCCTGCTGGTCCACCACGCGCTGCGCAGACCTGATGCACGAAGCAGCCAGCCAGGCCGGACGTGATCCGGACCGGATCTCTTTCAGCCGCACCTTGCGCGTCGTCCGCCGCCACGTCACCGGCCAGGCGGCACTTTCCCCCCTGCCGACTCACCCGGGCCATGGCCCAAGCCCTGCGTGAGATCTGCGAGCGACTCCTGCCGCCCCGGCGGCTGCGGTCCAACCCCCGTCTGATCAAACGCAAGATGGCCAGCTGGAAGCTCAAACGGGCCGAACACCGCCACCCGCCCTGCCCCGAGCTGCCGGCCATCACGATCACCAAGCCGACCAGAACCACCCCGACCCGCCGGACAAAACACTAAATCACCGGTATTGGTCCTAGAAGATCACTGAAAATGTTGCGGGTTCTGGCCCCGGCCCGGTAGGGCCGGGGTCAGTCTTGTAGGCATGCAGGGGGAATGGGCCGGGGAGATGGTCGGGCCGGATGTGTGGGAGACCTGCCGGGAGTTGATCCCGGCCGGGAGCGTATTTGCGTTTCTGGCCGAGCACCGGGAGGCACTGTTCCCGCCGTCGATGTTCGCGGACATGTACCCGTCGTCCAACGGCCGTCCGAGTCTGCCGCCGCAGGTCCTGGCCGCCACCGTGGTGCTGCAGAGCCTGCAGGGGCTGTCGGACTTCGAGACGGTCCAGGAACTGCGGTGTGATCTGCGGTGGAAAGCGGCCTGTGGGCTGGGCTTGTACGACATGGCGTTCGATCCGTCGCTGCTGACGTACTTCAGGCGCCGGCTGCGCCACTCGGCCGAGCCGATGCGGATTTTCACCAAGGTCAAGGAGGTCGTGGCCGCGACCGGGGTGCTCAAGGGCAAGCAGCGGCGTGCTGTGGACTCCACCGTCCTCGATGACGCGGTGGCCACCCAGGACACCGTCACCCAGATCGTCTCCGCGATCCGCCGGGTGATCCGTGATGTCCCTGGAGCCCAGGAGGCCGCCGCGGAGCACTGCCGCGCGCACGACTACACCGACCCGGGCAAACCGAAGATCGCCTGGAACGACGAGCAGGCGCGCGCTGCGCTGGTGGATGCGCTGGTCACCGACGCCCTCAACCTGCTCGGGCGCCTGCCCGATCGTGAGCTGGGCGAGAAGGCCGCGAACGCGATGGGCCTGCTGGCCCTGGTCGCCGGGCAGGATGTGGAACCGGCCGAGGACTCCGACGGACGCGATGGCCGCTGGCGCATCGCCCGGCGCACCGCGCCCGACCGGACGGTGTCCACCGTCGATCCCGACGCCCGGCACATCCACAAAAACCGCACCCGCCACCAGGACGGATTCAAAGGACACGTCTCCTTCGAGCCGGAGAGCGGGCTGTTCACCGCCGTCGCTGTCACCGGCGGCTATGGTCCCGGCAACCACGAAGCGGCCGTTGCCCGTGATCTGCTGGACGGGGAGGACGGCGAGTTAACCGTGCTCGGCGACTCCGCCTACGGCACCGGCGAGCTGCGCGAACAGTTGCAGGCCGCGGGCCACACCCTGGTCATCAAGCCACCGCCGCTGCGGCAGGTGATCCCCGACGGCTTCACCATCGACGACTTCCGCATCGACCCAGCCGCCGGCACCGCGACCTGCCCAGCCGGACGAACCGCCAACCTCGGCCAGATCAAAGCCGACGGGGCCCGCACCGCCCAGTTCAAACGCCTCTGCGTCG
The nucleotide sequence above comes from Streptomyces sp. NL15-2K. Encoded proteins:
- a CDS encoding IclR family transcriptional regulator, with amino-acid sequence MTPLAADDAEAAATSPKAAAAGFSQSLERGLLILSSFSETRPVLGIADLGRAVGLNRSTTYRYVATLAKLGYVQQDPDSRKYSLGPRVVDLGFAAINSMEITRVAGPFLQALSDETGYTVSMAVLDGPDIVYVDRRRSGRASTFAMGLHLHVGSRLPAYCTSMGKVLLAHQEPAALRDLVDRTDLARRGPKTITAREQLMVALTRVRRTGFALNDEELAPGLRSLAAPVRDRSGAVVAAVNVGVHLTVWNASVESVMSRLEAPLRRATTEISTRLGHRPQA
- a CDS encoding NAD(P)-dependent alcohol dehydrogenase; this encodes MRIQAAVFDKQDGPFQLQDVELDEPGAGEVLVRIAATGICHTDGLARHGDLPFPAPGVLGHEGAGVVIAVGPDVTSVREGDHVVIGWPWCGECRNCLAGEPRYCARLGELLISGVRPGTGSSALRRPDGGALHGHFFGQSSFATHSLTRASSLVKVPHDVPLDLLGPLACGLSTGAGAVLNTLRPQTGSSLVIYGTGSVGLAAVMAARNSGATTIIAVDRHTSRLELAAEIGATHTVNAADTDPVTAVHDICGGPADNALECTGIISVVRQAADSVGMLGTCALIGGAPAGAEFTLDHLTTLWGKRIVGILGGSGRSTQLIGALIELYRQGRFPMDRLVSWFSFDQIEQALQASYAGDVIKPIVRMPS
- a CDS encoding aldehyde dehydrogenase family protein, producing the protein MSLTRELFIGGKDAPALSGRTAEDIDPYTGEVYATVAAAGPEDVTRAVDAADAAFAEWAAVTPFARRAIFLKAADLLDARAEQVAEIMAHEVGGTVPWAFFNVALAANILREAAAAITAPRGEVLSAQEEGALGLAVREPLGVVAAFAPWNAPVILGVRAVAAPLAAGNTVVVKPSEDAPIACGLLVADVLREAGLPDGVLNVVTNAREDAAEIAETLIADPRVRTVNFTGSTEVGRIIGTHAAKHLKPAVLELGGKNAVIVLDDADVDYAVDAVTFSVFMNSGQICMSGDRILVHESLAEEFTRKFTAKVAALQAGDPAHPHTVVGPLVTTSAAQRVAALVEDAVAKGATVLTGGGQPTGAVHAATVLTGVPQDADLYYAEAFGPVCVVETFRDDDAAVAVANDTDHGLSCGIITENATHGLSVARRIRTGIVHINDQSVADEPHVPFGGVKASGYGRFGGRWGIEAFSNTRWVTIATQQAHYPF
- a CDS encoding transposase; this encodes MKNSAVLPVVEALHDGSYLSEIVAARDKNRRADPVTVRVIEYTLGTGADGMVYRLITTILDPQAASAADLAAPYAQRWEIETTLDEIKTHQGGARLVLRSQHPAGVEQEIYAFLLVHHALRRPDARSSQPGRT
- a CDS encoding IS1182 family transposase, yielding MQGEWAGEMVGPDVWETCRELIPAGSVFAFLAEHREALFPPSMFADMYPSSNGRPSLPPQVLAATVVLQSLQGLSDFETVQELRCDLRWKAACGLGLYDMAFDPSLLTYFRRRLRHSAEPMRIFTKVKEVVAATGVLKGKQRRAVDSTVLDDAVATQDTVTQIVSAIRRVIRDVPGAQEAAAEHCRAHDYTDPGKPKIAWNDEQARAALVDALVTDALNLLGRLPDRELGEKAANAMGLLALVAGQDVEPAEDSDGRDGRWRIARRTAPDRTVSTVDPDARHIHKNRTRHQDGFKGHVSFEPESGLFTAVAVTGGYGPGNHEAAVARDLLDGEDGELTVLGDSAYGTGELREQLQAAGHTLVIKPPPLRQVIPDGFTIDDFRIDPAAGTATCPAGRTANLGQIKADGARTAQFKRLCVGCPLRERCTTSKTGRTLNIHPQHELLTAARRDAADPAWQAEYRRWRPPVERAIAWLVAKGNRRVPHRGVIANNLWLHHRAAALNLRRLINLGLTRTGTTWHLTPATT